One Deltaproteobacteria bacterium DNA segment encodes these proteins:
- a CDS encoding DUF599 domain-containing protein, giving the protein MQIQWAEIIYAGATFLVLTSYHLYWVVQLRRAPLETYIGLARHLRRLWVESIMTQKRDILAVQTLRNSIMASSFLASTGIIIGLGLLSFLLRPEHITEVPFDITAILTRIKALFLIKIMFLIIHFFFAFFSFTLSIRYLNQVNFMINVPIECEPTATPDFISHILDLGMLHYTLGMRAYYLSVVVVLWLFGPQWMFLGSLFLVFILYKLDHCCSLDYSTAVCDLKRKANDKTA; this is encoded by the coding sequence ATGCCGGGGCCACCTTTCTGGTCCTGACCTCTTACCACCTCTATTGGGTAGTCCAATTGCGCCGGGCACCTTTGGAAACGTATATCGGACTGGCCCGACATTTGCGCCGCCTGTGGGTGGAGTCCATCATGACCCAAAAACGGGATATCCTGGCGGTGCAGACCCTGCGCAACTCGATTATGGCTTCCAGTTTCCTGGCCTCCACCGGAATTATTATCGGCCTGGGGCTCTTAAGTTTTCTCTTAAGGCCCGAACACATCACCGAAGTTCCTTTTGACATTACAGCCATCCTCACCCGTATCAAGGCCCTTTTCCTTATTAAAATCATGTTCTTGATCATACACTTCTTCTTCGCCTTCTTCAGCTTCACCCTGTCCATCCGCTATCTCAATCAGGTCAATTTTATGATCAATGTGCCCATCGAGTGCGAACCGACGGCGACTCCCGACTTCATTTCCCACATTCTGGACCTTGGGATGCTCCACTACACCCTGGGGATGCGGGCCTATTACCTCTCCGTGGTGGTGGTCCTCTGGCTGTTCGGCCCCCAGTGGATGTTCCTGGGCTCCCTGTTTTTGGTCTTCATCCTCTACAAGCTGGATCACTGTTGTTCCCTGGATTATTCTACTGCCGTTTGCGACCTGAAGCGGAAGGCTAACGATAAAACAGCCTGA